From the Sinorhizobium garamanticum genome, one window contains:
- a CDS encoding glycosyltransferase, translated as MIMHVITNFTASAGAETMLARLLKISSDERIIVASLRGISERNRSLADNPRVVYAPLGAASPAGLPGALVKLAKLIRKEEPDVILCWMYHAMIAGTIAAGIARAQAPVFWNIRQSLDDPACLSRSSRVAIAAGRLLSAKASGVIYNSSRARDLHEAYGYHNRHVAVIPNGFELPPLVAGEATSATRIGIAGRFHPQKDHATFFRAAARVLETRPQATFAAAGLGLSRDNPEVMKLLAEAGLPPQSVDLKGEVSDMAGFYRSIDLLVLSSRTEGFPNVIAEAMSYSKPIVTTNVGDAAVVAGNAGIAVPARNPEALAEAMCAILDLAPSEYARYARKARERIESEYTLAAIERKYSNFLGAYK; from the coding sequence ATGATCATGCACGTCATCACCAATTTCACCGCCAGCGCCGGCGCCGAGACGATGCTGGCGCGCCTGCTCAAGATCTCCAGCGATGAACGCATCATCGTTGCCTCTTTGCGTGGCATATCGGAAAGGAACCGCAGTCTGGCCGACAATCCCAGGGTCGTTTACGCGCCGCTGGGGGCCGCGTCTCCTGCCGGCCTGCCCGGGGCCTTGGTTAAGCTCGCGAAATTGATCCGCAAGGAAGAACCCGACGTCATTCTGTGTTGGATGTATCACGCGATGATCGCCGGCACGATCGCGGCGGGAATTGCGCGCGCCCAGGCCCCGGTGTTCTGGAATATCCGGCAGTCGCTCGACGATCCCGCTTGCCTGTCGCGCAGTTCGCGCGTCGCGATTGCCGCGGGCCGGCTGCTGTCGGCCAAGGCATCCGGCGTAATCTACAACAGTTCGCGCGCTCGTGACCTGCATGAGGCATACGGCTATCACAATCGTCACGTCGCGGTCATTCCAAACGGCTTCGAACTGCCGCCGCTCGTTGCCGGCGAGGCGACGTCTGCCACGCGGATCGGCATCGCGGGCCGCTTTCATCCGCAAAAGGACCACGCCACATTCTTCCGCGCGGCCGCCCGTGTGCTTGAGACGCGCCCGCAGGCGACGTTCGCGGCTGCGGGCCTCGGGCTATCCCGAGACAATCCAGAGGTAATGAAGCTCCTGGCGGAAGCGGGGCTCCCGCCCCAGTCGGTGGACCTCAAGGGCGAGGTCTCCGATATGGCCGGCTTTTACCGCAGCATCGATCTCTTGGTCCTATCATCCAGGACAGAGGGCTTCCCGAATGTCATCGCCGAGGCGATGAGCTATTCCAAACCGATCGTTACCACGAATGTCGGTGATGCCGCCGTCGTCGCGGGGAACGCGGGAATCGCCGTACCGGCTCGCAATCCCGAGGCCCTCGCCGAGGCCATGTGCGCAATCCTTGATCTCGCGCCGAGCGAATATGCTCGCTATGCTCGCAAAGCTCGCGAACGCATCGAGAGCGAATACACGCTGGCCGCGATCGAACGAAAATATTCAAATTTCCTAGGGGCTTACAAATAG
- a CDS encoding calcium-binding protein yields the protein MAINGTSAANRLYGTNAVDIINGYDGDDFIWGYAGNDYLDGGAGNDTFYGGLGNDFFKASIGNDYADGGDGNDSFDGGAGDDRFLGGLGNDIVEGGDGHDILEGGDGHDHFQGDAGNDKIYGGAGEEWIDAGIGDDIIYAGEGNDGFNNRIDPATGKLTQQAVSGGAGSDTIYGEGGDDALKGQSGNDRVYGGIGHDKVDGGDGNNYLDGGDGNDVLDSEIGIDEAHGGNGNDKIEVGGGNDVAYGDAGDDSISGEAGADILWGGIGNDRFYGGDGNDTVRGDAGQDTLIGEAGADVLWGGADADRFAFKGAGAYAGQDTVMDFQNGSDLLVLENLGISKYSNSGAAGTVYAYETSGGDILIKGHGSGGTVSVLIDDPANNLSVSSFSSADFIFA from the coding sequence ATGGCTATCAACGGAACCAGCGCGGCTAACCGGCTCTATGGCACGAATGCCGTAGACATCATCAACGGATACGATGGTGACGACTTCATCTGGGGTTATGCCGGAAACGATTACCTCGACGGTGGTGCCGGCAACGACACTTTTTACGGTGGGCTCGGTAACGACTTCTTCAAAGCCTCGATCGGCAACGATTACGCCGATGGCGGCGACGGCAATGACAGCTTTGACGGCGGCGCCGGCGACGACAGATTTCTCGGCGGCCTCGGAAACGACATCGTCGAGGGCGGTGACGGCCACGACATCCTCGAGGGCGGTGATGGCCACGATCATTTCCAGGGCGATGCCGGCAACGACAAGATCTACGGTGGCGCTGGTGAGGAATGGATCGATGCCGGCATCGGCGACGACATCATTTATGCCGGTGAAGGCAATGACGGCTTCAACAACCGTATCGACCCCGCGACCGGCAAGTTGACCCAGCAGGCCGTCAGCGGCGGAGCCGGCAGCGACACGATTTATGGCGAAGGCGGCGATGACGCCCTGAAGGGCCAGTCGGGCAACGACCGGGTCTACGGCGGCATCGGCCACGACAAGGTCGACGGCGGCGATGGCAACAACTACCTCGACGGCGGCGACGGCAATGACGTGCTCGATTCCGAGATCGGCATCGACGAAGCCCATGGCGGAAACGGCAACGACAAGATCGAAGTCGGCGGGGGCAACGATGTCGCGTACGGCGATGCCGGCGACGACAGCATCAGCGGCGAAGCCGGCGCCGACATCTTGTGGGGCGGCATCGGTAACGACCGCTTCTACGGCGGCGACGGTAATGACACGGTGCGCGGTGACGCTGGACAGGACACCCTCATCGGCGAAGCCGGCGCCGACGTCCTTTGGGGCGGCGCTGATGCCGATCGCTTCGCCTTCAAGGGAGCGGGCGCCTATGCCGGGCAGGACACCGTCATGGACTTCCAGAACGGGAGCGATCTTCTCGTGCTCGAAAACCTCGGTATATCGAAGTATTCGAATTCAGGGGCGGCGGGTACCGTATACGCCTACGAAACCTCCGGCGGCGACATCCTGATCAAGGGACACGGTTCGGGCGGCACCGTTTCGGTGCTTATCGATGATCCGGCCAATAACCTCAGCGTGTCGAGCTTCAGCAGCGCGGACTTCATTTTCGCATAA
- the asnB gene encoding asparagine synthase (glutamine-hydrolyzing) has product MVAILRQMAFALAHRGPDDTGIWLDDESRVGLCHRRLSIIDLSPSGAQPMQSASGRYSIVYNGEVYGFLELRDELEARGSRFRGHSDTEILLEAIEVYGLEAALRRCNGMFAFALYDRVERKVLFARDRMGEKPLYIGVHNGVVAFGSELKSLRKHPSFASPELDRDALALYLRHNYVPTPYTIYQGIFKLPHGCWLSISVDEPPASMAAALGSVRPYWDAFEVVERGYADPIESAEEALRLLDNMLKAAVRERIVSDVPVGVLLSSGIDSSLVSAVMQEVSPTPVKTYTVRFLEEDYNEADAAAEVAGYLKTDHTEITAEPETAFGIISSLPDIYDEPFADPSQIPTLMVAKLARKTVTVALSGDGGDEFFGGYKRYQQMMAFDRLAKAMPAVAVHAAKGAPDWLLDMASSLSRSMIAAPLGDEVTGGRLRRLAELLQIQDPDDRYLNFVSQWTNPADVVLGGGKEPSTTFSSKRIPGGLGSVDRMMFRDMVAYLPDNILVKIDRASMAVGLEMRTPLLDYRFIELAWRSPRTLCFADNHSKPALRQLLSRRLPDKLISANKRGFGVPLNAWLRGPLREWASDMLSPSRMRRDGMFQVEPILDRWKAHLSGNRDWGPQLWTVLMFNSWHERWASP; this is encoded by the coding sequence TTGGTCGCGATCTTGCGGCAGATGGCGTTTGCCCTGGCGCATCGCGGCCCTGATGATACCGGCATTTGGCTCGATGACGAAAGCCGTGTTGGGCTTTGTCACCGCCGATTATCGATCATCGATCTCTCCCCGTCAGGGGCTCAGCCGATGCAATCCGCCAGCGGTCGATACTCCATCGTCTACAACGGCGAGGTCTACGGATTTCTCGAACTGCGTGATGAGTTGGAGGCACGCGGCTCGCGTTTTCGCGGACACTCCGACACCGAAATCCTGTTGGAGGCCATCGAAGTCTATGGCTTAGAAGCTGCATTGCGCCGCTGCAACGGCATGTTCGCCTTCGCTCTCTATGACAGGGTGGAGCGGAAGGTCCTGTTTGCGCGCGATCGAATGGGAGAAAAGCCGCTCTATATCGGCGTGCACAACGGCGTTGTCGCCTTCGGCTCTGAACTGAAGAGTCTGAGAAAGCATCCCTCCTTTGCCTCTCCGGAATTGGATCGCGATGCCCTGGCGCTCTATCTCCGGCACAATTATGTGCCGACGCCTTATACGATATATCAGGGTATCTTCAAACTGCCGCACGGCTGCTGGCTGAGCATATCCGTTGATGAACCCCCGGCCTCGATGGCTGCAGCCCTGGGGTCGGTCCGGCCCTATTGGGATGCCTTCGAGGTCGTGGAGCGAGGCTACGCCGATCCGATCGAGTCCGCGGAAGAGGCCTTGCGCCTTCTCGACAACATGCTGAAAGCAGCGGTTCGCGAACGTATCGTCTCCGACGTCCCTGTCGGCGTGTTGCTCTCCAGCGGCATTGATTCATCCCTGGTGTCGGCGGTCATGCAGGAAGTGTCGCCCACGCCCGTAAAGACCTACACCGTGCGTTTCCTGGAAGAGGACTACAACGAGGCGGATGCGGCTGCCGAGGTGGCGGGTTATCTGAAAACGGACCACACGGAAATCACGGCCGAACCCGAAACCGCTTTCGGGATCATTTCCAGTTTGCCGGATATCTATGACGAGCCTTTTGCCGATCCGTCGCAAATTCCGACGTTGATGGTCGCGAAGCTCGCGCGGAAAACGGTGACGGTTGCACTTTCCGGCGATGGCGGCGATGAATTTTTCGGTGGTTACAAACGCTACCAGCAGATGATGGCATTCGATCGTCTGGCCAAGGCAATGCCCGCAGTCGCTGTTCACGCGGCAAAAGGTGCACCGGACTGGTTGCTCGATATGGCATCAAGCCTTAGTCGATCCATGATCGCCGCACCGCTGGGAGACGAGGTGACCGGCGGTCGCCTTCGAAGGCTCGCGGAACTGCTGCAGATCCAGGACCCGGACGACCGCTATTTGAACTTCGTGTCCCAATGGACCAATCCAGCCGATGTGGTGCTGGGCGGCGGAAAGGAACCGAGCACGACGTTCTCCTCGAAGAGAATTCCCGGCGGTCTCGGGTCGGTCGACAGAATGATGTTTCGCGACATGGTCGCGTATCTTCCTGACAATATCCTCGTCAAGATCGATCGTGCCTCCATGGCCGTCGGCCTCGAGATGCGGACACCGCTGCTTGATTATCGGTTCATCGAATTGGCGTGGCGCTCGCCGCGGACACTGTGCTTCGCAGACAACCATAGCAAGCCGGCGCTGCGCCAACTGCTGTCGCGACGGCTGCCCGACAAGCTCATCAGTGCCAACAAGCGGGGCTTCGGAGTGCCTTTGAACGCCTGGCTTCGTGGTCCATTGCGTGAATGGGCCAGCGACATGCTATCGCCATCCCGTATGCGCCGCGACGGGATGTTCCAGGTGGAGCCGATACTGGACCGTTGGAAGGCGCATCTTTCAGGAAACCGCGACTGGGGGCCGCAGCTCTGGACCGTGCTGATGTTCAATTCCTGGCATGAACGGTGGGCGAGTCCTTAG
- the cysQ gene encoding 3'(2'),5'-bisphosphate nucleotidase CysQ, with protein sequence MTSLCEVLERIAVDAGEAILGVYDAGPNVCYKDDQSPVTEADERAEAIILERLARLFPHVPVIAEEAVACGNVPDISGGSFFLVDPLDGTKEFINRRNDFTVNIALIERDVPVAGVVYAPAQHCAYVAADGRAEKLLFGHGGAIEKRETIRVRPRGAVLTAVASRSHNSSETNAFLVGHGVKDCMSIGSSLKFCLVAEGKADVYPRFGRTMEWDTAAGDAVLRAAGGSVVRLNGSQLAYGKRMQADDCDFANPHFIAWAANPSVP encoded by the coding sequence ATGACGTCCTTGTGTGAGGTGCTTGAACGCATCGCGGTCGATGCCGGCGAGGCGATCCTTGGCGTCTACGACGCCGGTCCCAATGTTTGCTACAAGGACGATCAGTCGCCCGTCACAGAGGCGGACGAAAGAGCCGAAGCCATCATTCTCGAACGGCTCGCACGATTGTTTCCTCACGTCCCGGTGATCGCGGAAGAGGCGGTAGCCTGCGGCAACGTTCCCGACATCAGCGGCGGTTCCTTCTTTCTGGTCGACCCTCTGGATGGCACGAAGGAATTCATCAACCGGCGAAACGACTTTACCGTCAACATCGCGCTGATCGAGCGAGACGTCCCGGTTGCGGGCGTCGTCTATGCGCCGGCCCAGCATTGTGCCTACGTGGCGGCCGATGGCAGGGCCGAGAAATTGCTTTTCGGTCACGGCGGCGCGATCGAGAAAAGGGAAACGATCCGGGTCAGGCCGAGGGGCGCGGTGCTGACGGCCGTTGCCAGTCGCTCGCACAACAGCTCCGAAACCAACGCGTTTCTGGTTGGGCACGGCGTCAAGGACTGCATGTCCATCGGGTCTTCGCTGAAGTTCTGCCTGGTTGCCGAAGGCAAGGCCGACGTCTATCCACGCTTTGGCCGCACAATGGAGTGGGATACCGCTGCCGGCGACGCGGTCCTAAGGGCCGCGGGCGGTTCGGTCGTTCGCCTGAACGGGTCACAGCTGGCCTATGGCAAGAGGATGCAGGCGGACGACTGCGATTTCGCAAATCCGCATTTCATCGCCTGGGCGGCAAATCCGTCGGTACCGTGA
- the cysN gene encoding sulfate adenylyltransferase subunit CysN, which produces MSYLPSLAPLDIQAHLADQDNKSILRFITCGSVDDGKSTLIGRLLFDAKLVYEDQLANLGRVGAQRSANGDDIDLALLLDGLEAEREQGITIDVAYRYFSTSKRKFIVADTPGHEEYTRNMVTGASTAALAVILIDSRHGVLPQTRRHSYIASLLGIRHVVLAVNKIDLVGYSQAVFERIAEDYLRFSRELGFQSIKPIPISARFGDNVIANSEKTPWYQGAALLEYLETIDFDRQEAQKPFRFPVQLVMRPDANFRGYAGQIASGKISVGDPVIVAKSGQRTSIKSIVTYDGEVQKAVEGEAVTLVLADEVEVSRGNMLAAPGARPFVADQFQAHMIWFDPSPMMPGRSYILRTETDSVNATVTALKHQVNINSFVREAAKSLQMNEIGVCNISTQAPIVFDAYKDDRTTGNFIIVDRISNATVGAGMIDFPLRRADNVHWQATDVNKGARSATKNQRPAVLWFTGLSGSGKSTIANALDKVLHARGKHTYLLDGDNVRHGLNRDLGFTDEDRVENIRRVAEVAKLMADAGLIVLVSFISPFRDERRMARELMEKGEFIEIFVDTPLEECARRDPKGLYEKALAGKIANFTGISSPYEAPEHPELHLHTVGHEPISLALKIEEYLDQMMEEK; this is translated from the coding sequence ATGTCCTATCTTCCCTCTCTTGCGCCGCTCGATATCCAGGCGCACCTGGCCGATCAGGACAACAAGTCGATCCTCAGGTTCATCACCTGCGGTTCGGTGGATGACGGCAAGTCGACACTGATCGGCAGGCTGCTTTTCGATGCGAAGCTGGTCTACGAGGACCAGCTTGCCAATCTAGGGCGTGTCGGTGCGCAGCGCAGCGCGAACGGTGATGACATCGATCTCGCCCTTCTCTTGGACGGCCTCGAGGCCGAACGCGAGCAGGGCATCACCATCGATGTCGCCTATCGTTATTTCTCCACCTCGAAGCGCAAGTTCATCGTCGCGGACACTCCCGGGCACGAGGAATATACGCGCAACATGGTCACCGGGGCCTCGACGGCAGCTCTTGCGGTGATCCTCATCGACAGCCGCCATGGGGTTCTTCCGCAAACACGGCGCCACTCCTACATCGCGTCGCTGCTCGGCATCCGCCATGTCGTGCTGGCGGTGAACAAGATCGACCTCGTCGGCTACAGCCAGGCGGTCTTCGAGAGGATAGCGGAAGACTATCTGCGCTTTTCGCGCGAGCTTGGCTTTCAGAGCATCAAGCCGATACCCATCTCGGCACGCTTTGGCGATAACGTCATCGCGAACTCGGAGAAGACGCCCTGGTATCAGGGTGCCGCACTTCTCGAATACCTCGAAACGATCGACTTCGATCGCCAGGAGGCGCAGAAGCCGTTCCGCTTTCCCGTTCAATTGGTCATGCGGCCCGATGCGAACTTCCGGGGATATGCGGGGCAGATTGCGTCCGGCAAGATTTCGGTCGGCGACCCGGTGATCGTCGCCAAATCTGGGCAGCGTACATCGATCAAGAGCATCGTCACCTATGACGGCGAAGTGCAGAAGGCGGTGGAAGGTGAGGCCGTCACGCTGGTGCTTGCGGATGAGGTCGAGGTTTCCCGCGGCAACATGTTGGCCGCGCCGGGCGCCAGACCCTTCGTCGCCGACCAGTTCCAGGCCCACATGATCTGGTTTGATCCGAGCCCGATGATGCCGGGCCGAAGCTATATCCTGCGCACGGAGACGGACAGCGTGAATGCGACGGTTACCGCGCTCAAGCACCAGGTCAATATCAACAGCTTCGTGCGCGAGGCGGCGAAGTCCCTGCAGATGAACGAAATCGGCGTCTGCAATATCTCGACCCAGGCGCCGATCGTGTTTGACGCCTACAAGGACGACAGGACGACGGGCAACTTCATAATCGTCGACCGGATTTCCAATGCGACGGTCGGCGCAGGGATGATCGATTTCCCGCTGCGTCGCGCCGACAACGTCCATTGGCAGGCGACTGACGTCAATAAGGGCGCGCGCAGCGCGACGAAGAACCAGCGGCCCGCTGTCCTTTGGTTCACCGGGCTTTCCGGTTCGGGAAAATCGACGATCGCTAATGCCCTCGACAAGGTTCTGCATGCGCGGGGCAAACATACCTACCTGCTCGACGGCGACAATGTGCGTCACGGCCTCAACCGGGACCTTGGATTCACAGACGAGGATCGGGTGGAAAACATCCGACGCGTGGCGGAAGTGGCGAAGCTCATGGCCGACGCCGGCCTGATCGTGCTCGTATCTTTCATTTCTCCGTTCCGCGACGAACGGCGCATGGCGCGCGAACTGATGGAAAAGGGCGAGTTCATCGAGATATTCGTTGACACGCCCCTGGAAGAATGTGCGCGCCGCGATCCGAAAGGCCTCTATGAAAAGGCGCTCGCCGGCAAGATTGCGAATTTCACCGGCATCTCTTCACCCTATGAGGCACCCGAACATCCCGAACTGCATCTTCACACGGTCGGCCACGAGCCAATCTCGCTGGCGCTCAAGATCGAGGAATATCTCGACCAGATGATGGAGGAGAAATGA
- the cysD gene encoding sulfate adenylyltransferase subunit CysD — MSLSHLRRLEAEAIHAIREVVATFSNPVVLYSIGKDSSVLLHLAMKAFFPSKPPFPFLHVDTTWKFREMIEFRDRMAKERGFDLLVHINQDGLDQGIGPFSHGSNVHTHIMKTVALRQALDKYGFDAALAGARRDEEKSRAKERIFSIRNTEHGWDPKHQRPELWKTYNTRIRPGETMRVFPLSNWTEFDIWQYIMTENIPIVPLYFAARRPVVERDGMLIMVDDDRMPLQPDESVTERLVRFRTLGCYPLTGAIASEAATVPDILREMLTVRTSERHSRLIDQDEAGAMEKKKREGYF; from the coding sequence ATGTCTCTTTCCCATCTTCGGCGACTTGAAGCTGAAGCAATTCATGCCATTCGCGAAGTTGTTGCGACGTTCTCAAATCCGGTTGTACTTTACTCCATTGGAAAAGACTCTTCCGTCTTGTTGCATCTGGCGATGAAGGCGTTTTTTCCATCGAAGCCACCTTTCCCTTTCCTCCATGTGGACACCACATGGAAGTTTCGCGAAATGATCGAATTTCGCGACAGGATGGCGAAGGAGCGTGGCTTCGATCTGCTGGTTCATATCAACCAGGACGGTCTGGACCAGGGCATCGGACCATTTTCACATGGATCGAATGTTCACACCCACATCATGAAGACGGTTGCCTTGCGGCAGGCGCTCGACAAATACGGATTTGATGCGGCGCTTGCAGGCGCCCGGCGCGACGAAGAGAAGTCGCGCGCCAAGGAACGCATATTCTCGATCCGCAATACCGAGCACGGCTGGGATCCGAAACACCAACGTCCCGAGCTTTGGAAAACCTACAATACCCGCATTCGTCCGGGCGAGACGATGCGGGTGTTTCCGCTTTCGAATTGGACCGAATTCGACATCTGGCAGTACATCATGACGGAGAACATACCGATCGTGCCGCTTTATTTTGCGGCGAGGCGCCCGGTCGTAGAGCGCGATGGCATGCTGATCATGGTCGACGACGACCGCATGCCCCTTCAACCGGACGAAAGCGTGACCGAACGTCTTGTGCGCTTCCGCACGCTCGGCTGCTATCCGCTGACCGGCGCGATCGCGTCGGAAGCCGCGACCGTCCCCGACATTTTGCGCGAGATGCTGACGGTGCGCACCTCCGAGCGACATAGCCGGCTCATCGACCAGGACGAGGCCGGTGCGATGGAGAAAAAGAAGCGGGAGGGCTACTTCTGA
- a CDS encoding ROK family transcriptional regulator, with the protein MNEMRPIRAKSGTNQEGTSAHNRRVMIDALRLNGQLSRADLARATALTKQTVSNIIEELESDGLVTSLAAVRKGRGQPSTPYRLVPEGAFAIGLQIDRHVTRTIAVDLVGTVLARGEANLPAGGPETGVGTILGLIARTRRDLAAIAPQSENRLVGLGVAMPGPFGVEADADDPWMMAAWQNFPLLQTLSTGTGLDVRLQNDAAAAATAEKMVGAAHGVDQAICIYLGYGLGAGLILNGELYRGANGNAGEIGMILSQPRAASGIQRAPLEHRASIASLSKILGLDPADPDLYHRIDEIAGGADARVTAWVEDVSFELQAAIQALESIFDPQTIILCGGMPPGLARLLIEAIHPLLPSIAEHRARSMPRLQLGLTDPWAVAIGAAAEPISRTFDPRFSAILKTRTAGAL; encoded by the coding sequence ATGAATGAGATGCGCCCCATCCGGGCCAAGAGCGGGACCAATCAGGAGGGGACCAGTGCGCACAACCGCCGCGTCATGATCGACGCCCTGCGGCTGAACGGGCAATTGTCGCGCGCCGATCTCGCGCGGGCGACGGCGCTTACCAAGCAGACCGTATCGAACATTATCGAGGAACTCGAAAGCGATGGCTTGGTCACGTCTCTTGCCGCCGTGCGCAAGGGCCGGGGGCAGCCTTCGACACCCTATCGGCTGGTTCCCGAAGGCGCCTTCGCGATCGGCCTGCAGATCGATCGGCATGTCACGCGCACGATCGCGGTCGATCTGGTCGGCACCGTGCTCGCGCGCGGCGAGGCGAACCTGCCCGCTGGTGGTCCGGAGACAGGCGTCGGGACCATTTTGGGTCTGATCGCCAGGACGCGTCGCGACCTGGCGGCGATCGCGCCGCAATCCGAGAATCGCCTCGTCGGCCTCGGCGTTGCGATGCCCGGGCCGTTCGGCGTCGAGGCGGACGCCGACGATCCCTGGATGATGGCGGCGTGGCAGAACTTTCCTCTCCTGCAAACGCTGTCGACCGGCACAGGTCTCGACGTGCGTTTGCAGAACGATGCAGCCGCGGCCGCGACTGCCGAGAAGATGGTCGGCGCGGCGCACGGGGTCGACCAGGCGATCTGCATCTATCTTGGTTATGGCCTCGGGGCCGGGCTGATCCTCAATGGCGAGCTCTATCGCGGCGCCAACGGTAATGCCGGCGAGATCGGCATGATCTTGAGCCAGCCGCGCGCGGCCTCCGGCATCCAGCGTGCCCCGCTCGAACACCGGGCTTCCATTGCATCGCTCAGCAAGATCCTCGGTCTCGATCCGGCCGATCCGGATCTATATCACCGGATCGACGAGATCGCGGGCGGCGCGGACGCACGCGTCACCGCGTGGGTCGAGGACGTGTCATTCGAGCTGCAGGCTGCCATTCAGGCGCTGGAGAGCATTTTCGATCCGCAAACGATCATCCTGTGTGGCGGCATGCCGCCGGGTCTCGCCCGCCTGCTGATCGAGGCGATCCATCCGTTGCTGCCTTCGATCGCCGAGCATCGCGCACGCAGCATGCCGCGCCTGCAGCTAGGCCTCACGGACCCTTGGGCGGTGGCCATCGGTGCTGCCGCGGAGCCGATCAGCCGGACTTTCGATCCTCGATTTTCCGCAATCCTGAAGACGCGCACGGCGGGGGCGCTCTAA
- a CDS encoding extracellular solute-binding protein has product MLKSTRNALFGAALVGISFSGQAYAETTLNALFMAQAAYSEADVRAMTEAFTKANPDIKVNLEFVPYEGLHDKTVLAQGSGGGYDVVLFDVIWPAEYATNKVLVDVTDRITDEMKKGVLPGAWTTVEYDGKRYGMPWILDTKYLFYNKEILEKAGITAPPKTWDELAEQAKTIKDKGLLQNPIAWSWSQAEAAICDYTTLVSAYGGKFIEGGKPAFTTGGGLDALNYMVSSYTSGITNPNSKEFLEEDVRKVFQNGEAAFALNWTYMYNLANDPKESKVAGKVGVVPAPGVAGKSEVSAVNGSMGLGITSTSQHPEEAWKYIVHMTSQPTQNAYAKLSLPIWASSYEDASVTKGQEELIAAAKRGLAAMYPRPTTPKYQELSTALQQAIQEALLGQTSAEDALKTAAENSGL; this is encoded by the coding sequence ATGTTGAAATCCACGCGCAACGCACTCTTCGGCGCTGCCCTTGTCGGAATATCCTTCAGCGGCCAGGCTTACGCGGAAACGACGCTGAACGCGCTGTTCATGGCTCAGGCCGCCTATAGCGAGGCCGATGTTCGCGCTATGACGGAGGCCTTCACCAAGGCCAATCCCGATATAAAGGTCAACCTCGAATTCGTCCCCTATGAGGGCCTTCACGACAAGACCGTGCTGGCGCAGGGCTCCGGCGGCGGCTATGACGTCGTTCTCTTCGACGTCATCTGGCCGGCCGAATACGCCACCAACAAGGTGCTGGTCGATGTCACCGACCGCATCACCGACGAGATGAAGAAGGGCGTCCTGCCGGGCGCCTGGACCACGGTCGAATATGACGGCAAGCGCTACGGCATGCCGTGGATCCTCGACACCAAATACCTCTTCTACAACAAGGAGATCCTGGAAAAGGCCGGCATCACCGCACCGCCGAAGACCTGGGACGAGCTTGCCGAACAGGCAAAGACGATCAAGGACAAGGGACTGCTTCAGAACCCGATCGCCTGGAGTTGGTCGCAGGCGGAGGCCGCGATCTGCGACTACACCACGCTGGTAAGCGCCTATGGTGGCAAATTCATCGAGGGCGGCAAGCCGGCCTTTACCACCGGCGGCGGTCTCGACGCGCTGAACTACATGGTTTCGAGCTACACCTCCGGCATCACCAATCCGAACTCCAAGGAATTCCTGGAGGAGGATGTCCGCAAGGTGTTCCAGAACGGCGAGGCGGCCTTCGCGCTCAACTGGACGTATATGTACAACCTTGCCAATGACCCGAAGGAAAGCAAGGTGGCCGGCAAGGTCGGCGTCGTGCCCGCTCCGGGCGTCGCCGGCAAGAGCGAGGTTTCGGCCGTCAACGGTTCGATGGGCCTTGGCATCACCTCGACCAGCCAGCATCCGGAAGAGGCATGGAAATACATCGTCCACATGACCTCGCAGCCGACGCAGAACGCCTATGCGAAACTCAGCCTGCCGATCTGGGCCTCGTCCTACGAAGACGCCAGCGTGACGAAGGGCCAGGAAGAGCTGATCGCGGCGGCGAAACGCGGCCTCGCGGCGATGTATCCGCGCCCGACGACGCCGAAATATCAGGAGCTTTCGACCGCCCTGCAGCAGGCTATCCAGGAAGCGCTGCTCGGCCAGACCTCCGCCGAAGACGCCTTGAAGACGGCTGCCGAGAACAGCGGCCTCTGA